CCCGCTACCTTCCAGAACGCTTACGGCATTGTTTGGTTCGAGAGGAATGCGCCCAACCAGATAAAACGCCCTTAGGAGGCACAAGATGCGTGTAGGATACGCAAAACAAGGTCACTCTCGTGTTACCCACGATTAGGCGGTCTTCTTATAGTCCGCCACGAGTTAtcactcgaaacgtcagcttctaCACGTTCACTGCGTTAGCTCATAAACCTATAAAAACTATATGTTTCACTTGCCTAGGTTCGCAGCGAAACAGTTCCTTTCAAAACTTAAGTTACTCTTTATTTCCAAATTAGGATAGtagaaaaaaatgtgataagtAAGGCTACGGGAATCCAGAGACATTTGTTGGGTTGGGAGACGGTCGCGGAAGGTTGGGCCGCATGACGTAGGATATCTTTCACTGATATTGCACGGTTAGTGGTAAATTCATTAAAAAGTGAACAAGTTTATTAAGCTACCGAGCGTGCACAATTATTTATATcgttaattaaaatttatagcggagctcgcagagcgtagccccataattatacaaaatagtagtaatccatcaagccgaaaaaatttggatgtacgaccctACGACCGTACAagtccagtggtcagtgaaATGGGCTGCGTGTCGGACGTCCCGGGatctagtcctggccggggcaaggcgttgtgcccttgagacgtgcgggaaaaaaatgcgagctccgcttttaggcttggctaaatctatatattgttctttaataaaTACCACGATGTGAATGTTCTGATTTCAGAGTGACCGATCATGACttgaacaacaaaaaacagaacatGGATTCAGTAGGAaaggtttaatttttctctttggatGTAAACATATTGTTCTCGGTTACAGCGAATACTGCTATGTGACACGATGCCACCATTAtaaaatattccgaaatgtgagAAGTGTGCATCACCAACGCTTCATAACTGAGTTCGCTACAAAATAATTCAACAAAGATTGCCATTCCATAACGGCAGGTCCACTCAAGACTATATAtctttaacaataaaaaacagCAAGTAGAGTACTTTCCCGTTACTTAGTATTTGTGAAATTGGACTAAGCTTGTCCAACAACTCAACAATATCTCACTATCTAACAACTATACATCACGTACGCAAAATGTAAATCTCGTTCAGCACTGAACACAATGTTAGCAATAAGACAACTATTACGCGGAGAAATTTGACAACTTGCTAAAGTGTATTCTCTTGGGTGCGCTCTTAAGATATTCTTAAatcacaaataaataaataaaataataagaagCTTCCGTCACGATAAAAATGTGTTAATAACCAGGAAATGTGTTATACACATTGCAATATTGTATGGTCTATATGCAAACCACACTACATAAGTTAACAGATTCAGTGTTCACGTGAACACTTTCTGAATGCCTTATATTATACTACTGAATCTTAATAACCTGTGTTCGTGAAAACCTTGGTGACTTTTTGTTAGTctcaatattttaattttaatatttctggGGTATTAACTTTAACGTAAAATTTTAAAGACCACACTTAAGGCTTTGACGTACGTACTGCTTCCTGAATTCGTCAACAGATCATTCAGATTTATCAATATCACAGTTAATTAATAGCATCAATAAATTTACTAATGTATATCATATTATTACACAAGCAAAACTAGAAATAGTGACACCACTGTCATGGTGACCGGAAAGAGACTACTGTGTGTTTATTATTTAACTCaattttctccaattttcaCCTTCTCTTATCCTTCCTTACTCTGATTTTCGGGAGTTCAGGGAAAGGAACTGTTACCAGAGGTTTTGCCCCATAATAAACTTTACTATAGTCCCATGATAACAAatttcaccccccccccccacttcccTCCCATACCCAGAGAAGCTAGTTGGTCGCCAGGGCAACTTTACTTGTCGTTAGTCTTTTTGTTGTCCACTTCAGGTTTCTGTGCTGGTCCAAAGATGGCCTTCTTCAAGTAGTCATTGCGAAACATTCCTTGAGGGTCTAACTTCTGGCAGACCTCTCGGAACTTGTGTATCTTGGggtataatttttcaaaatctgaTGATGTCAACTTGTGTGCCTTGTAATAAGAAGAAACAGTTttgtattattatcattattattatcattattatcatcattattattattattgaagagaaagatgttttcgtcttgtcacgacaAGGTGTgggacagagaaaaaattctgagtacCTTTGATGAATTGAACCTTAAATCTCCGATTCTCTACCaatgagccacagagactctatggtgagcaaagcaaatctttctctatttctttaccgagcttaaGACTCAccatatttcttattttattatcattatcatcatcatcatcatcattattattattattatcattattatcatcatcatcatcatcatcatcatcatcattattattattattattattattatcatcatcattctATGTTTGTAGTTTAGTAGGAGGGAAAGCTACTGGGTGCAATGTAAGCTTGGACCTAGTCTTTATGACCAGGTTTAAATCACTGGAAAATATTGcattaatcaaaacaaattacagcgAATTCTAAtaaattaaaacttacctttGCCCAGTGCGGCTTGCCCCCAACTGACAGCATAAGGTTTTCATAGTATTCCCAATAATTTTCATGTGGAAGTGATTTTTCATAAGGCCTGGAAAAACATGATTGCAAACAAAAGATAGTGAATGAACaagttgatgaaaaagaaagtaagtTACAGCATTAAGTACCAGGGGGAACAGCTGCAGTGCAAGGAACTGGCAGATGGAAATATATTGGAAAAAAGCTTTCATCCATCTCCAAATCACATGCTGTgattttttttgatatttctcATAATTTAGTTATCGCTACAACAACACCCTCAGAGTTACCTTCCAGATATGTTGGAGGTAAGAAGAGAGCAAAAAATTCTCCATAGGAgcagagaaaaacagaaacaaaaatagaaaaatcaacaacaacaaaacagtaATATAACTAAATATGCTCTCAAAGAAATAACCCTTTCAAGTGTGAAAATACAGTTGTACAATTTTTACTGTTATTCCATACCTTTCAAGTGCACCACTTAATGAAATAAACTATTGACTAGAAAGCAATTATACATGTATGTAGGTTGATTCCTACATCCCTGCATTTATTCAAGCTCAGAGAAAAACATAACATTAAATATATAATGAATGATTAGTTTTGTAGACTACTGCATAGggtttaaaactaatttttgcAGAGCTTCTAAGCTTTCCAAGCACTTCcccccaaataaaaaaaaaaaacagactgtTACTTACCTATAAGAAATAACATTGATAAAGCAGGTGTCTTGTTCATAACATGGACTCAAGTAGATGTCATCTCTCTTTACAAACCTAACTTCAACTGTAAGAAATAAATGATAGCAAGATTTAGTAATGGAGGGTTatcagagaaaataaaattggtttGTCTCtaaacatatgaaataataattaatatgtAACTATGCAGACATAAAGTTTCTTAAGTGGCCTCACGAACCAGAAAAAGATCCAGTTGCAAGCAGgaaattcttctttttgcacccaattgaagaatggtttccttattttcttttattgtaaTGTTGCTTAATATTATTTGAGTCAATATTTTGGAAGAAGTACTTAAGTGTTTGCTCtagtgagagaaaaaaacaagtgaaacattgcactgggggaggggggggggggcatgaAAGCATCCACATTTCCATAGTAGCAAGAGTCCATAATAACAGGAGTTTATTACAGTCATTTCTTTATGCATTTCAGCAGGGGGCTGGCTCTTGTCTGCAATAGTGAGGTGTCCGCAGGGCAAGAATTTACTGTATAGAGAAAGCTTAATAGGAATAGGAGATTGAACATATGACTCGATGGCTTTTATGGAAAATGAAAGTTGGGGTTTTACCAGGTGCATGTGCATGAAATCCAGACTCCTTGAGCCAGTTTTGAAGCTTTCTAAGTACATACACTGTCTTATCcctaaagaaaaggaaaaaaaatgttagtaaAAACTCAATACTAAATATTTAGGCTTAGCTTCCATCCTCACTGCAATGTCAGTGTTTACCAGTCCCAGGTGATACTGTAAACAAAGTGGGAGGTTGGCAAACTGCATGAAAACTCAATTAAAACCTGAAAGGTAAGGCAATGAGTGCTTTAATTTTCCCCAAGAAAATGATAGCACATCGGGAGTATACAAAATCGCTAAATATTCTTATATTGCTTTTTGTTCCAACTCACTGTTCAAGTGGCCAAGACAACAGTTAGGAGGTAGTAGTGATTTTAGCTAATGCAATGACCAATTGATTACAGTGAATCACATTCAGTGGCTATTTTCATAATCCTATTTtctgagttttttgtttcatggctacctttttaattttatacaTTTACCTCCACCCTACATGCCTACGTGGTACTCTTATCCCTCCCAATCATATGCCACTATGGCACACAGtatttcaaaaaaaagaaaaaaaaaacttactggGGAATGGCCCACTCTGTCACATACTGCTTGAACAGGCAATTAAAGTTAAAAACCTGACAAACACAATAACTTTAAATTAATTGTTATAGTGTGAGTTTCCAACTTTGAATTTAGGTGAGAACATACAATTATGTGCTATACTCTCCAAAATGTCATTATATTAATCTCTATAGAGAAATGACACTCACTTAGAGCAGTAATAAGAATGATAAACAATTTACCATTGTTTCAGCAAGTATCCGCTACTTGCCAAATCTATACTCACaaatgttttcaatgtttttatattGTGTTTTACCTGGTACATACATCgtcaattattattattgactGTTACTTCACACTACTTTCATGCTACTACAATCCTGAATGAATATTGTAATTGAGAGTGAGAGGAAAAATTCTGAGAGTGAGTTCCATCCTACCTTGTGGCTTTGATTCACTCTGCTGTGAGGTTTGCAGTGGAAGAGTTTAAAAAGACCCCAGTTCACATATCGTAGGGAAGGTGGCACAAATGAGCtataaaattaatgaaagacaacaaaaagctgttaaatcaaattcaaattatcaAAAAGTGTATGTCAATTTGTTAAGTTACATTACAATAATTTGAAAAGCATATTTCAGTATACAAAATATACTTTAACAACTGAAATAAGGTTTGACCTTTTTTAGTCTAcagtaatagaaaaaaaaatgctgtgaAGTGTAGCACTGTCACCTTAACCAAAGCACAAGCTCATAGGAGTAATAACCCATAGCATAGTCCCAAAACCAACTTGGATTGTCATCTATGGGCTAAAAGATAATTAACAAGATAGGCACTTTTAGAGCAGCAGATGTGTCAAATGGAggttaacccattaactcctgtgagtgaccaagaaaaagtttctcctTACTAAATATATccaatatcatgcagacaagtgatgaaaataaaggaaaataacaattatggaattactaattgatctgataccagaTTCTCCTAAAAAACACAATGAGAATAATTTGGCAGACAGTGGTAgggaattactaatgagatcttgggagttaaaggtttataAGCAGTTAATATTAAGTTGGAGTTTCAAAATACTAGTTATTTGGCCATGTGCAACATGTAGGCTTTAATTATGAGACACTGTCTGGGAAACAAGCCAAGGGGGTCCTTCCCCAAAACCACAAGGATTGAACTTCTCAGGAGGATAAAAGACCACACCCAGGAACAATGCAGAAATTAAACCCAGCCATTTGTAAGCGTATAGCCTTCTTaagatcaaaatatatttagtttCATCTTTTCAAAGGACATTTATGATCTACTCTCTATTGTGGACTATTGAAAGATTTAAGTACTTTAAATACAGTATATGATAATCATGGCTTGTGTTTATTTTGGATTAAATTGCTTCTTGTGGagtttgattgatttgttttattctttaatttctcattttccatCTATTCAACAGAAACAACagcaaatcattttcatttcactgattttaaaaattttcatcacaagGCTTGTCTAGATTATAAAAATTTAAGATGGAAGAATGTTCACCTTGGCAGTCCTGTTGACCTCATAGCATTTGACATATCCTGTGTGTGGATACCAATGGAACTTGAAATGATCACTGGATGATATGCTTGTTTCAAGATTTTCTAACATCTGAGAAAATAATTAGCAGTCACATCAAAATTACAATGTATAacgataaaaaagaagaaataaacatgCTGAGTGAAGTAATCATATTCATTTACAGTCACTGTGACACATACACTAAATTGCTGAAATCAGGTCATTTATGACTAAAAATTTACCCCCTTTGGACAAGAACGTGTTCAAAGGGATTGACTGTGCAACATACACATTCTAGTACAAGGCAAGAGGAGTTTCGTGTTTCATTTCACATCAGTTTTCACTTCGAGCGCACACCAGAGATTGTGTCACCCACCCTCCTACCCTGGATGATTTTGTGTGATGTCATTATAGGGTGGCAGAGAGGTTTATTAAGCATATCATTAGCTTTTGTTTACTGTTGGTTCGTATTCTTAATAAACTTCTCTCTGCGCCAAAAAGCgaattgtgttttatttgtgtCAGAGGGTGTAGTTGGGGAATTAATATTAATTCTAAGTCATCTATAGAAACTTTaattctctatatatttccacAGCTTTCCCTCTTGAGGCTGATTGTTGTAGGCCTGAGGTAGGTTTAATTCAATGAATTatggtcaactcgccgacggaccaactcaccgacgccaactcgccgacgtataaaatcgagtagagacgtcggcgagttggtcgtcaatccaacACAaattattagaagttaaacatacagaaaattaaacgatatttagtaaaaaaaacactggtgaacattggtgaacatcatacagaagcttaaacattggtgaacattggtgaacatcaccaatgactagaacagcttaagacgcgaacgagttattgtgcgacaacaacaccataaagactcatcatgtcaatcgctcagatttttttatgaaaacttggctttctagacaagatctttagtaaaaagcaattatttttatttgaaacaaagtttataaggatctcaaggcgaacaaagtaaagtaaacatcgccaatgactctaacagcttcagacgcgaacaagttattgtgtgacaacaacactgtaaagactcatcatgtcaattgctcagattttttaagaaaacatgttcaccaatgttcaccgatgtttaagcttctgtttgatgttcaccaatgttcaccagtgtttttttactaaatatcgtttacttttctgtatgtttaacttctaataagttgtattggattgacgaccaactcgccgacgtctctactcgattttatacgtcggcaagttggcgttggcgagttggtctgtcggcgagttgactggttaccaaTTCAACAATTATTTCAGTCACCAGTCATTCTCTGTGTGCATCCTTATAAATTGAAAcaattggatcaatatcagtatctgggcaactgcccacctacccctcccctaacccaacattaaccctaacttgttatcaattgactgttgttgagttaggggaggggtaggtgggcagttgcccagatactgatattgatccaaacaATTTTGTCATTATAGGGTAAAGTTTATCCTTCAAAGAATCAAAATTACATATTAATAAATAACTGCACAACCAGCATTATACCTCCTCCAGCATTAAAGGTTTGCTTGTCTCCTGTAATTTGAAAGCCTCTTCACACTGCCAAGTCAAACTGAGAATTATCCCAACAGCACCAAGACCACAAAGTGCAGCTAGGaatatttccttgtttttctctCTACTACAGTAGAGGACCTTACCACTGGCTGTCATCAGTTCAAGGGATGCAAcctgcagagaaaaaaaattgccttgcTTTAGGCAGGCTTTACTGAAGGATAGTTAAGAGTACTTTGTCTAGTAAATAGTAGTACCTAATTTAGCAGAATATTCTCCTTTTCTGTATGAAACATTGCCCAAAGGCATCAAAATTTAGGAACATAATTCCCTGATGTACAATGCCATGTAAAATAAACACCAATTTAGTTAACTGttgagaatgaaaataaataaaataataatattctgACCCACTGATCATATGCAAAGTACACAACTAAGGAAACAGTCTTCCTGAGGAACCTGCAATGAAAGCAATTGCAGAGAAGAAGTCTGAAAAATTTGACTTCAACAGGATTCAGACTAATGTGCCACCCAGATTCAAGTTGCATGGGCACTTCTTCCACCAACTGGGCCACAAAGCCACTTTTATGGAGCAGGGCAACTTAATTAAGCAGGTTCTTCTTTCCACAAAGGAATTAGCAATTCAGaaagggataaaaaaaatttgaccacATCTTGAAATATAATTGATTATCATGTCACAATAATGAAATTTCATGTAGTAGAGGAGCAAGCATACATAATGGACTGTATCAATGCTGTGTATGTGAGAAACTTACTGACATAGCCAAAATGCCAAAGTTTTTTCCTGAACCATGTGTACATGTACCAATGGCACCTGCACATGAAATCTCTGACACTGAACTAAGACTACataccaaacaaacaaagaaacaaacaaagtgtAAGTTTTACAGGTACAGTTCCTGTTAGAAGCATTAACACTGTGCCCATTTTAACAAGTATGTGACCTAAAAGTAGAAACTTGGTTGCTAAAATCATGTTACAATAAAAGGGCACTCAGTTATTGATATTGACAAATCCttcaattcccagaagtgattcacaattttcaattttaattaattGTTCAATtatcagaagtgattaacatgtaacttcttcttTATTACATCTACACATAATCcatcaaacaggtaatgaaaataccCAAACTTATAAAAAGTTTGGTTGgcaaaagttgttatcttgatcaacagttgtcacaccaaattcttttaactagacatagtttgaagctacactggtttgcagatttaatgaatgtaaccgaagaagttgttgcagcgtttagatcacccctgatgaaggcactagacaggagtgtcgaaacgttgggtctatgaattgtaacttcttcggttacattcattaaatctgcaaaccagtgtagcttcaaactatgtctgattgtccacctggttgccgtgtgaactttaatatattttcttttaactagtttacaaggaaatgtgtagtagctagaggggagaatttaaaatcagatcttgggagtcaagGGATTAAGAATACGCCAACTCACCATGAACACCTGAGCTATTTGTGCTACAATGTTTTGGTCacctttgaaaatattttggtaTCTAAATTTAAAGCGTAAGTTTTCAATTTGGTGACCTTAATGGTTTACAGTCATGTAATAAACTGTCAGAGATGTGTCTTTTAGTTATAAGTGTTCATGGTCCACAGATAACATCAGATAAACATCTGCATTCAAGACAATGTTTATTCTGATGGTCaaacatttccttgcaaatgacttgggagaatttggtttatGTCTACAAAACATCCACTAGCTGATATTAACTGAGCTGATAAATAATAGCCTGTCAGTTGTCATAATGTGAGTGTGACTGAAGATAACACTTTTGAATCATGAGTACTTAAATGCTGCTTCAAGTGGTTTCCTCAAGggattaacccttcaactcccagatcaaattttaattctctttagtgtcaaccatataattcttatcATGTCAGTGCAGAGAATTTAAAATTGGATAAtataattattcccaaattgatatttttctttattctcatcacttgtctgcttgatattgtattaacattgtaaagagaaattctgtcttggtcactcat
This region of Pocillopora verrucosa isolate sample1 chromosome 3, ASM3666991v2, whole genome shotgun sequence genomic DNA includes:
- the LOC131777358 gene encoding L-gulonolactone oxidase — protein: MEQDGETGVEEILSNGQRGYLFTNWAKTFSCTPELFFVPESIEDIRQILRVATKLCKTVRVVGGGHSPSDIACTDGYMISLKNMKAVLEIDHDKKQVTVEAGLMVSELNEFLADNGLALPSLSSVSEISCAGAIGTCTHGSGKNFGILAMSVASLELMTASGKVLYCSREKNKEIFLAALCGLGAVGIILSLTWQCEEAFKLQETSKPLMLEEMLENLETSISSSDHFKFHWYPHTGYVKCYEVNRTAKPIDDNPSWFWDYAMGYYSYELVLWLSSFVPPSLRYVNWGLFKLFHCKPHSRVNQSHKVFNFNCLFKQYVTEWAIPQDKTVYVLRKLQNWLKESGFHAHAPVEVRFVKRDDIYLSPCYEQDTCFINVISYRPYEKSLPHENYWEYYENLMLSVGGKPHWAKAHKLTSSDFEKLYPKIHKFREVCQKLDPQGMFRNDYLKKAIFGPAQKPEVDNKKTNDK